ACGCACCGGCTTTACGCGGAGATGCTCATCCCCGATTCCCGGGGAGATGTCCTGGGACTTCTGGAGACGATCGATAACGTGGCCGACGTGGCAAAGCGGGTGGCTGCCCATTTCAGCATCGAGAAGCCCGAGATCTATCCCTTCCTGAAGGATGACTTCCGGGAGCTCACCGATATCAGCATCAAGGCTGTGCAGGAACTCACCCTGGCGGTGCGGGCCTTCTTTTGCGAGCTCTACCGCGTGACGGAGCATCTGGATAAGGTCCACTTCTGGGAGCACCAGGCCGACGAGGTGGAGGACCGGCTCAAGCGCAAGGCCTTC
The Alkalispirochaeta americana DNA segment above includes these coding regions:
- a CDS encoding DUF47 domain-containing protein; translation: MGIKEGMNRMFSSRAKTLELEIEQYLSLIDQSALLLKEAVNKYLDGEFEFFEKKSSEVDRVERDADELRRQITHRLYAEMLIPDSRGDVLGLLETIDNVADVAKRVAAHFSIEKPEIYPFLKDDFRELTDISIKAVQELTLAVRAFFCELYRVTEHLDKVHFWEHQADEVEDRLKRKAF